The segment TATGGTGATGCTGTAAATCTTTCCTTTTTGATCGGTCAGTTGAACTCGATCGCCAGCGACAAAACGTCCGCGATTGGCTTCTAGATCGGCGTTGCTCTCAATATGGCTAGACACGGGAGCATCTTAGGCGCAAAGCTCGGGTGAACGGGTATCTTCCTTCATTATGAGCCAATTGAGACTTTCGCCCAGCCGCATCAGCGACTTTAACAATTGTCCACAGCTCTATAAATATCGCACGATTGACCTGCTGCCAGAGCCACCGAGTATTGATGCCGAACGCGGAACTTTAATTCATACCGTTCTGGAAGATCTCTTTGAAGTTCCTGCATCCGATCGCACCGTCTCCAACGCTGCACAGATGTTGCCAGAGAAATGGCAGGCACAGATCGAAGCTAAGCCCGCCATTAAAGAACTGGTTTTAGATTCCGGAGCATGGTTTAAGAGAGCCGAAGAGCTGTTGGGCAATTACTTTACTTTGGAGAATCCAACTCTCTTTGAACCAACTTACCGAGAGCTACATCTAGAGATGGATCTCTCCCCCGAACTTTATCTTCACGGCTATGTAGATCGTTTAGATGTTGCACCAACTGGTGAGGTACGAATCGTCGACTATAAAACTGGTAAATCTCCCAAACCAGGTTGGGAAGATAAAGCCTTCTTTCAGCTACGTGTGTATGCCCTTCTTTATTGGAAGAATCACGGCGTAATTCCAAAGTTGTTGCAGTTGATTTATATGGGCGATACCCGATTGATCAAAAGTACGCCCACTGAGAAAGATCTAATTAAGACCGAACAAATACTCTTTGATGTCGCCGCCGATATCTTGCGCGCTATTGAGCGAAATGAGTTCCGACCACGTCCAACCAAATTATGCGATTGGTGCTTCTTTAAGGCAATCTGCCCAGCTCACGTTGGTTAACTTCTGCCCACTTCTCTAAATCTGCAAAAGTTATATCCTCAAATGAAGCAATGACTTTCAATCGAGGCTGTTCCTGCACTTCTACATAGTGTGGGACCGCCACGACAAACGCTCCACTTGCGACAGCCGCCGTTATGCCAGTTGGAGAGTCTTCAAAGATAAGCGATTGCTCAATATCGACGCCAAGAAGTTTGGCTGCATGCAGATAAGGATCAGGAAAAGGTTTAGTTCGTTCGATATCACCAGCACCTACCGT is part of the Candidatus Planktophila lacus genome and harbors:
- a CDS encoding RecB family exonuclease — protein: MSQLRLSPSRISDFNNCPQLYKYRTIDLLPEPPSIDAERGTLIHTVLEDLFEVPASDRTVSNAAQMLPEKWQAQIEAKPAIKELVLDSGAWFKRAEELLGNYFTLENPTLFEPTYRELHLEMDLSPELYLHGYVDRLDVAPTGEVRIVDYKTGKSPKPGWEDKAFFQLRVYALLYWKNHGVIPKLLQLIYMGDTRLIKSTPTEKDLIKTEQILFDVAADILRAIERNEFRPRPTKLCDWCFFKAICPAHVG